The genomic interval AGCGCTGCCCGCGTCGTGGGAAGCTGACCACCATATTCCGACAAAATTTGGCGAGCCGCTGCTTGCAAGTGTCTTGCACGAGCATAATACCCCAACCCTTCCCACACCTTCATCAACTCGTTTGAATCTGCTTCAGCAAGCGCCTGAATCGTAGGAAATCGCTCTAAAAAGCGGTGATAATACGGAATCACGGTGGCCACCTGAGTCTGTTGCAGCATGACCTCCGAAACCCAGATGTGGTAGGGATTTTTAGTGCGCCGCCACGGTAAATCTCGCTTAGAACGCTGAAACCAGTCAATTAAACTTTTGCTTATATCAAAGCTCATAAGTTCATTTTTTAAAACAAGTTAAATAATTTAGCTAAAAAAAACTTAGAAGCTCAGAAAGGGTTGAAATGACAAGACAATCTGTACGCATTTTCTTGGTGCGGTCGAGCAAAATCGCATTCATGCCAGCTGCACGCGCACCTAAGACATCAATCGCATAAATGTCGCCGACATAGACACATTCGCTGGGCGAAAGTCCGAGTTTTTCAGCCGCAAGCAGAAAAATTTTCGCATCAGGTTTTTCCACCCCGACATAGTGCGAGTC from Chloroherpetonaceae bacterium carries:
- a CDS encoding HAD family hydrolase, whose amino-acid sequence is MILAEHQRSNLWRYLLPDTEAVLKALQPTYRLAMISNSDGRAEALTITHGLRPYLEFVLDSHYVGVEKPDAKIFLLAAEKLGLSPSECVYVGDIYAIDVLGARAAGMNAILLDRTKKMRTDCLVISTLSELLSFF